The DNA window CCGTTTTCAACGATCTTAGATTTAATTCTGCTTGCCACCGCCGACGATAAAGAGCCGCCAGATCCTCCTTGTTGTACTCGATGTCGTCGAGCAAGTTGGTCACAATGATGACCTCACGCGTGCGAAAGCCGGGCGTGGCGATCCGCACCCGGATCTCACGCAGTGTCAGGAATACGTCATAGCCGGCGTACTCTTCTGCGGTCATCCAGGCAGGCCGTGGCGGCTTGTCCCAGAACACCGCGTGTTCGTCTTTGCTGTAGCGCACGCCGGTGCGGAAATCGGTCCTTCGCGATTGATGTTTTCGCAGCACCACATGCACCCCTCGGGCCAGCTGCCGGGCGATGTCGAACCAGCCAGAATAGGCTCGATCTGCGAGATAAACGTCGTCTTCTTCGAGGATTTTGTCGATCTCACGGAACAGGCTGACCTCGGCCGTCAGCTTGCCTTTATAGCGACCCATGGCGGCTTCCAGCACGACGCCGGTGGCCAGGCCGAAGAAGACCACCATCCGCATGATGGGAAATCCACAGCCGGGTTTTTGCCCCGCCATTTGCGGATAGGCTTCTTGGTTTTCAGGAGTGTCAGCCATTGTCAGCGTGCAACCGTCGCCGACGATAACGCGATGTCCTCGCCAGAGCCATTGATCGGGGACGGAATCTTCGATCGCGGCGCCAGAATCTGTCACCAGGCGGTGCATGCCGGCTTCGTTAAGTTTGTCTCGCGCCATGCAGTAGGCGCCGCTTAGAGCGGCAGGAATCGGCAGGCCTTTAGCGGCGCGAAAGGCGATCAATTTGGCAACCGCCTGGACGCAGTTGTGGCCGGAAGTGAGGGTTTGCGAGAGGAACACCCAAACGGTGACGGCGGTGTCGTAAATTCGCGCGGAATCGAGGATTGTACTTGCGTCGCCAAAGCTGGATCGGATAGTCTGTTGATCGATCAGCGCAGCGAAGAACAGTTGATCATCACGTCGGGCCGCAGCCAACCGCGAGCGAAAAGAATCGAACATCGAAGGGGCCTCCTTGCCTTTGAGAATTTGAGCGTTCCCAAAGAATATGCCCGCGAGGCCCCTTCCTTGTCGATATCAACTTATCCGCTAGCCCGAGAAGGACTTAGGCGGATTGAGTGCCATTCCCTTCTGACACCTCTTCCTCCTTCTTTGCGCCTTCGCGCCTTTGCGTGAGTTCCCCTTTTCCGCGATGCCGATTTTTCAACCCGCTCATTTTATCTTCCAGCCGTTGCAGGAGAGATTGGCGGTTTGATCACCAGGTGAAGCATACGTAAAAGTTGAACGTCATCGCTGTTATACAAAAACCGAAGAAGTTTTTTTCCCTCATTCCGAAGAACGGCCCGACGCTAGCGCGTTCGGCTCACAGGATCAGCCGGCTTGGGCTGCTCAGGTTTCGTGGTTCCTGTCGAGAAAAATACCGAAGTTATTTTTCCCGCGTTCCTTACATCATGCAGGTCCCAAAAGGGTGGCGCCCCCAGCAGTTTTTCGATTTCCTGACGGGGCGAGCCGGGAGTACACGCGCCCAGAACGCCCGTTCGGAAATAGTCGATGAAAGACGCCTTCATGAATCATTCCCCTCAACGACAAGGCATGGCAGAGCAAACGCCCGCCTTCACGCGAGCTGGTTGAAAAAGCGAGCCCGTGACAAGCGACGAACCGATGCAGGCGGCATACGATTCCCTCCAACCGATCCTTGTTACCCATTCGCCAGTCGGGCCTGGCGAAAGATCTCGTTCCATAGAGCAAACGGGGAAACGCCCGCATACCCGCTTTCCTGAGCGTCGTTACATTCGATGACGATCCATTGACCCTCGACCGTCTGCGCCATATCAACGACCAGAAAGGGGCAATCGACCCGTGCGGCGGCGTCGCCCGCGACCGCGATACAAGCCTCGCGTTCCGCACCCGTCCATGTATACGTCGCAAAGTGGGACCAGTACGGACCCGCGCCCACCAGTTGGTTGTACCACCAGAAAGTTCGAAACTCAAAAGAAGGTTGAATCTTGGTTGTGGCGTCGCATTTGACCGGCCGCAGTTCGACCAGTTCGCGGATGACGCATTGCTGCCAGCCGAGTATGGCGTCGCGCCGGTACGCTTCGATCACCCGTTCGTATTCGGCCGGATTCCGGGCGATACATTTTCGCGGATCGTGGCGGCTGGTCTGGCGAGCCCCTTTGATGAACACGGGCCACCCGATCGACTCGGCAACGGTGCTGGATTCGGGCGGCGAATCATACCAGACGGATGCTGGCGTTAGCTTCTCAATGCACGGATACCACTGGGGCAGTTCACTGCCATTCCGATGCTGGCCGGGCGAATTAACAAGCGTAATCCCACAATCCACCAACTGCTGGAACAGCTGGTCGTAGTCCGCCGGTGCGCCGACGCGAGCAACGGCCGTAATCGCCTCCGGGCGACGCCAGGGACGTCGACACGCCAGCGCGGACTCAAACGCAAAGTCATACGCCGGATTGTTGATCTTTCGCGTGACCAGCCAGACCGCCTCTTCGAGAAGCATCAAATCGTAGCCGTCAGGCAGATCGTACATGGTTGCTCATGGAGGATGGGGAATGTGGCCAGACATCCGGCGGAGACGAGCGATTGATGAGGGAGAAACGCCGCTCCATGAATTCTGGCTGTACGGTTGTACGACGACGCACCGCCCCCCAGCAGAAACCGGGCCGAACAGTGAAGCATCTAACCAATGGTTTCATGGGGGAAAACGCCCCGGACCAGGCCGCTCGGGGTCACCGCCTGGTGCTGCGCAAGGCAAGGAGCTTGCCGGGCTTATTCGTCTGCATCCAGCAATGCGATAAATTCTTCCGGCCGAATGAATTTCGTGATGAGAACGGGATCTTCTTTGCCAGGGTCAAAAATCAGGAAGCAGAACGGTTTGGCTCGCCGCGCTTCGAAATACTTCGCAAACTCGTCGCGTAACGGGGTTGTCATATTGACCACCATGACAACCGCGTTGGATTCCTTGGCCGCTGACACGACGTCCTTGTTGAGCAGCAGGTTTTCCTCGAGTCCCGCTGAAGGAGCATCCCAGTCGGCATGGCAGATGATGATGACGCGCCGCCGCTGTTTACGAAGTTCCTCGACGGACGCAATCGAAAACTCTGCAGTCCGCAGGACATGTGTCGTTTCCAGAGAGACACTGTCCGCACCCAGGGCCAGCAGGTCGGCTTTGAGTTGATCCAGGGACTCCTTTTCCAGCAGGATGAGGCTCGGTTCATCAGCGGCGCGCTCCCGGCGGGATTCTTCCCAACGCTTCCTGGCCTCGATGATTTTCACGTCGGATCGTATTCGAAAAATGATCGCGATCCCTGGCTTGTCATCCAAGGCGTAGGTTATGCTCCCCCAATCCACTCGCTTGACAATGGGCAATAGCGTACGGGCAGGGGTGCTCCCATGGACCTTCAGCAGAACCGACATCACCGGTACTTCGGCCCGACAACATGCCGCACCGACCCATACACTTAGAAACGCGACAATGCAGATCGCTCTCAAAAGGGAAAGGAACCGCGATTTCGACAGGTAGGGTTTTCGCATTTCCATAGGCTTTCACTTTTCAAGGGGTGCGATCTGCGACTGCCTGAAGGTGCGCGTCCATGATCTCCAGGCACGCGTCAATCTCGGTTTGAGTCTAGCCGCAATCGTAGTTCCGATCCAGTCTTTCCTCGTCGCGTTCCAGGAACTCGTCCTTGTCGCCGAGTAACGGATCTCGAATTTGCAAGCATTTCTCGTGAGACATTCAACCCGACTTAACAAGACAAATTCTACAGATATCTGCATAACGCAGCGGTTGCAGTAGAAGCGTATCCCAGCGTGCGTGGGCGCAGACTCTTAAAGGGGAGATTCGTTATCGTTTGCGAAGATGCTTGCGAGAGTTTCCCAAGCAGGCGTCAATCCGTCTTCTCGCCGGCCAGGGATTGCTGGATCGCTTCTTTGATGCCGACGGGACGGATCGAAAAGGCCTGCTGGGCGGACGGGTCCTGGACGATGGTTGGATTCTTAAGGCCTTCGATCAGGTGGCGGCCCACTTCGTAAGTCGACGGCGTCACCAGCGCCAGCCACAGGCCGGACAGGTAAGGCGTCAGCACGGGGACAAAGATCAGCCAGCGACGCAGCCCGCGCTGCCGGGCGTATTCCCTGATAAGGTCGGCATAGGTCGCCGTGTCGTGACTGCCGATCTCGAACGTACGACTTTCGCCTGGCGGCAGGTCTTTGGCGGCCAGCAGATAGGACAGAACGTCCTCCACCGCGATCGGCTGGGTCTTGGTGGTGAGCCAGCGAGGGCAGATCATCACGGGCAACCGATCGGTCAGCGATTGCATCAGCTGGAAAGAAAGGCTCCCCGCCCCGATGACCATGCCGGCCCGGAACTCGATCGTTTCAACGCCCGACTCGCGAAGCAGCTTGCCCACTTCATGCCGGCTGCGCAGATGGGGCGAAAGGTCGGGGTCGGAATCGTCGCCCAGCCCGCCCAGGTAAACGATCCGCTGGACGCCCGCCGCCTTTGCGGCCGCGGCAAAATGGGTCGCTGCCTGGCGATCCTGCTCCTCAAAGTTGTTCGAGCCCGACATCAGATGGATCAGATAATACGCCGTCGTCACTCCCTGCAGGGCCTTCTGGAGCGAGTCAGGATCGAGCACATCCGCCTGGACGATCTCGACGTTATCGCTAGCCAGGCGACGTAGTTTCTCGGGATTCCGGGCCAGGCATCGCACCCGGCCTGGCTGCCGGGCCAGGAGCGGCAGCAGACGGCCGCCCACATAGCCTGACGCGCCGGTCAATAAAACGATCGGCTCCCGGGGGATTCCAGCATCGCTTGCGTCTGTCGACATGAACGGCTCCGCCTCGCAGTTAGAAAAGAAACGGCGTATCGGATCACAGGCCGTCGGGCCATTTTACCGTTTCCAGCCGCACCGCACAGCAGTTCTCACGACCAGAGACCAGCAGCCTTTCCCGTCGAGGAGGATGCCGATTCCCGATAGAGACCACAAGAAACGCCAGAAGCCCTTGGGGAACAAGGGCTTCTGAGTATCCCCGACAGGGGTCGAACCTGTAACCTTCGCCTCCGGAGGGCGACGCTCTATCCAATTGAGCCACGGGGACAGGGATGGATCGCGCGGGAAGTTGCTGCCCGTCCAGGCGAACGCACCCTTCCTTTCGCGATCAATCCACCAATTTACCTTGAGCGAGGCCGAATGAAAAGGGTTAGTTCCCGGTTTGACAATTTGCCAGCGAACCGTCCCGATCTGTTGGGCTGGCGAAACCAGACACCCATTTTCAGGCTAGAGAAACCAGACACCCACTTTCAGTTTCTGGCGGAGTGAATTCAGGCAGTCTTCTCCATTGCCCAAGGCATGCGTTCGCCTGCCCGGGAATCCGGAACAAACAGTTAATCAGGAAAGGGAGCAGATGGCCCGGATTCTACTAATCCTCCGGTTAGCAGGCCAGATTTGCCAGACACGGACTGGGGGAACCTGGCGCGAAATACTTGACTCGCCCCCTCAGGGCTGGGAAGATCTCCCCGTTCCCCCTTTTTTCCACTTCAAGGGACCTGATCGATGGGCCTGTTCGATTCCTTATTTGGCGGAATGGAAGCCAGCACGAAACTCAATCCTCAGGAAGCGTTTGCGGGGATTCTGCTTGGCGCCAGTGCATGCGACGGACACATTGCGGACGACGAGGTGCAATGCCTGGTCACGACCCTGGTGCGCATGAAAATGTTCCAGCGCTTTACCGGCCCCCAGTTCAACCAGACGCTGAACAAGCTGCTGGGCTTTCTCAAAAAGAAAGGGGTCGATGCGCTGATCGACGCCTGTGCGGCCGGCTTGCCGAAGAATCTCGACAAGACTGCTTTCACCAACGCTTGCGACATTGTTCTGGCCGACGGCGTGGTGGAGCCCGATGAAAAAATGTTTATCGATCGCTTGCGGGTTAAACTGGGCATCGACGAACCAATCGCCAAAGCCATCGCCGAGGTGATGGTTATTAAAAATCGAGGGTAGCGTCGCGGCGGTGCGGCGAAATTTTTATTGCGAAGGGCGACAATTTCATGTCATTATTCGACGATGTCCTGGGCGACTCCTCTTTTCAGCCTCAAGCTTTTGGACCCCAGGAGGCGTTCGCCGGGATCCTGCTAAGCGCTTCTGCCTGCGACGGCCATATCGCCGACGAAGAGGTGCAAAGCCTGATGACGATCCTCACGCGGATGAAGCTGTACCAGCACGTTCCGCCCCACAAGTTCAACTCCATGATGGACCGGCTGATCGGCGTGCTGAAACGCGGCGGCCCGGAAAAGCTGGTGCAAATGTCGACGCCCGCCATTCCGCCCGAGCTGCGGGAAACGGTCTTTGCCAACGCCTGCGATATCGTGCTGGCCGACGGCGTGGTGGAGCAGGACGAAAAAGAGTTCATCGACGATCTGCTGGTCAAACTCGAAATCGACCGGAACCGGGCCACCAATATCGTGAAGGTCATGGTCTTCAAGAACCAGGGCTAACGCATCGCGGCCGGTCCGCCGCCTTCACCCGTTAATCGGCGCTGACGAATTCCCTGCGCAATCGCAGCCGGTTAACTTGTCCTCCTTTGATCTTTCTCCCTGTGTCTGAAGGCTGTTTCATGAGTCCGTTTGTTCGCCGTTTGTCTTTACGCTGCCTGGTGTTGTCCCTCCTGCTGTGCGGCGCTTCTTCCGTCGCGGCGGCCGAAATGGTGTGGATCGACCTGCATCAACTGGGAGTCGAAGGCCAGGCCTGGAAGGAAGTCAAAGCCCCCTACGATCGCCTGCCCGCCAAAGCCGAAGGCGTAGTCCGCGATCCGGTCTGGAGTCTCAGCCGCCACTCGGCCGGCATGGCGGCCCGTTTTGTCACCGACGCCACCGAGATCCACGCCCGCTGGACGCTCACCTCGCCCAACCTGGCCATGTCGCACATGCCGGCGACCGGAGTCAGCGGCGTTGACCTGTATGTCAGAACCGACGAAGGCTGGCGCTGGCTGGCGGTCGGTCGTCCGAGCGCCCAGACCAATTCCGTCACGCTGGTCAGCGGCCTGTCGCCCGGCGTGCGGGAGTACCTGCTGTATCTGCCGCTGTATAACGGGGTGAGTTCGGTCGAAGTCGGCGTGCCCGCGGCGAACGTGATCAAGAAGGCTCCGCCC is part of the Lignipirellula cremea genome and encodes:
- a CDS encoding tellurite resistance TerB family protein: MGLFDSLFGGMEASTKLNPQEAFAGILLGASACDGHIADDEVQCLVTTLVRMKMFQRFTGPQFNQTLNKLLGFLKKKGVDALIDACAAGLPKNLDKTAFTNACDIVLADGVVEPDEKMFIDRLRVKLGIDEPIAKAIAEVMVIKNRG
- a CDS encoding NAD(P)H-binding protein gives rise to the protein MSTDASDAGIPREPIVLLTGASGYVGGRLLPLLARQPGRVRCLARNPEKLRRLASDNVEIVQADVLDPDSLQKALQGVTTAYYLIHLMSGSNNFEEQDRQAATHFAAAAKAAGVQRIVYLGGLGDDSDPDLSPHLRSRHEVGKLLRESGVETIEFRAGMVIGAGSLSFQLMQSLTDRLPVMICPRWLTTKTQPIAVEDVLSYLLAAKDLPPGESRTFEIGSHDTATYADLIREYARQRGLRRWLIFVPVLTPYLSGLWLALVTPSTYEVGRHLIEGLKNPTIVQDPSAQQAFSIRPVGIKEAIQQSLAGEKTD
- a CDS encoding tellurite resistance TerB family protein — encoded protein: MSLFDDVLGDSSFQPQAFGPQEAFAGILLSASACDGHIADEEVQSLMTILTRMKLYQHVPPHKFNSMMDRLIGVLKRGGPEKLVQMSTPAIPPELRETVFANACDIVLADGVVEQDEKEFIDDLLVKLEIDRNRATNIVKVMVFKNQG
- a CDS encoding ATP-grasp domain-containing protein, with translation MYDLPDGYDLMLLEEAVWLVTRKINNPAYDFAFESALACRRPWRRPEAITAVARVGAPADYDQLFQQLVDCGITLVNSPGQHRNGSELPQWYPCIEKLTPASVWYDSPPESSTVAESIGWPVFIKGARQTSRHDPRKCIARNPAEYERVIEAYRRDAILGWQQCVIRELVELRPVKCDATTKIQPSFEFRTFWWYNQLVGAGPYWSHFATYTWTGAEREACIAVAGDAAARVDCPFLVVDMAQTVEGQWIVIECNDAQESGYAGVSPFALWNEIFRQARLANG
- a CDS encoding IS4 family transposase; this translates as MFDSFRSRLAAARRDDQLFFAALIDQQTIRSSFGDASTILDSARIYDTAVTVWVFLSQTLTSGHNCVQAVAKLIAFRAAKGLPIPAALSGAYCMARDKLNEAGMHRLVTDSGAAIEDSVPDQWLWRGHRVIVGDGCTLTMADTPENQEAYPQMAGQKPGCGFPIMRMVVFFGLATGVVLEAAMGRYKGKLTAEVSLFREIDKILEEDDVYLADRAYSGWFDIARQLARGVHVVLRKHQSRRTDFRTGVRYSKDEHAVFWDKPPRPAWMTAEEYAGYDVFLTLREIRVRIATPGFRTREVIIVTNLLDDIEYNKEDLAALYRRRWQAELNLRSLKTVMQMDHLRCKQPHRVRNEIRAHFTAYNLVRQMMCEAAIRGDVQPWQISFKGTMQTLNELLPVLCMTGDADPLCDVFYDCCLQHVVGNRPDRYEPRVRKRRPNPYKLMTKPRHSHQPGKE